The Pseudomonas azotoformans genome has a segment encoding these proteins:
- the punR gene encoding DNA-binding transcriptional activator PunR, with the protein MWSEYSLDVVDAVARHGSFSAAAQELHRVPSAVSYTVRQLEEWLAVPLFVRRHRDVELTPAGRLFIDEARGVMKKMLGTRRLCQQVANGWSGQLKVAVDSIVKPQRCRQLVLDFYRQFPEVELLLEYEVYNGVWDALADERTDIVIGATSAVPVASHFTFRDMGLLNWLCVVSARHPLASVEGLLSDDQLRPFASLCMTDTSRNLPKRDTWTLDNQRRLVVPNWASAIDCLRDGLCVGMAPAHQVLPWVERGELVALQLSRPFPASPSCVAWAQNKLSPAMAWLLEYLGDTETLNQEWLNGPTPATE; encoded by the coding sequence ATGTGGTCAGAATATTCCCTGGATGTGGTCGATGCCGTGGCGCGCCATGGCAGTTTCAGCGCCGCCGCTCAGGAACTGCATCGCGTGCCGTCAGCCGTCAGCTATACCGTGCGCCAGCTGGAAGAATGGTTGGCAGTGCCGCTATTTGTGCGGCGCCACCGGGATGTGGAACTGACGCCCGCTGGCCGCCTGTTTATCGACGAAGCCCGTGGCGTGATGAAAAAAATGCTCGGCACCCGACGCCTATGCCAGCAGGTCGCCAACGGCTGGAGCGGCCAGTTGAAGGTGGCCGTGGATTCCATCGTCAAACCTCAGCGCTGTCGGCAGTTGGTGCTGGACTTCTATCGACAATTTCCTGAGGTCGAGCTGTTGCTGGAGTACGAGGTGTACAACGGCGTATGGGATGCCCTGGCCGATGAACGCACCGACATCGTGATCGGCGCGACCAGCGCCGTGCCGGTGGCCAGTCACTTCACTTTCCGCGACATGGGCTTGTTGAACTGGCTGTGCGTGGTCAGCGCGCGACACCCGCTGGCCAGCGTCGAAGGGTTACTGAGTGACGATCAACTGCGCCCTTTCGCCTCGCTGTGCATGACCGACACCTCGCGCAACCTGCCCAAGCGCGACACGTGGACATTGGATAACCAGCGACGCCTGGTGGTGCCCAATTGGGCGTCTGCCATCGATTGCCTGCGCGACGGCCTGTGCGTCGGCATGGCGCCGGCGCATCAAGTGTTGCCGTGGGTCGAGCGCGGTGAGTTGGTGGCACTGCAATTGAGCCGGCCGTTTCCGGCCAGCCCGTCGTGTGTGGCCTGGGCGCAGAACAAGCTGTCCCCGGCCATGGCCTGGCTGTTGGAATACCTGGGCGATACCGAGACCCTGAACCAGGAATGGCTCAACGGCCCTACGCCAGCAACCGAGTAA